A genomic segment from Octopus sinensis linkage group LG4, ASM634580v1, whole genome shotgun sequence encodes:
- the LOC115210200 gene encoding mucin-3A isoform X6 has protein sequence MPSVRSSASTTFSTSSYKQAIGNRKKLEMKAKNKNSKKLKEETDATDFDSDDDKSLRLCTKNVNGQMYLVMAPENETSSLSDVETDTGNSSDAVGEDDSEISVVLLNDAKSNENTVIEDEFMDQTLTVPGSPISTSDPVILPIISPSVLTNPSINSNLTSLLPPDLTANMSVSRDASLNAAVSLPTDSAPVLITNIKKEPGIEPISALAPSLVTKSEPIILMPQAVDTSAGSPAIKSEFVNSENQLKVNPQLHTDGSVDSSGTCEISVPISLPVNHKFTVDNKTTNSAVLPKNIIVRSSQPLSQTNLKNILYSFNAILKATPSSKESSGNVPPKGTNSVLLNGTNTVYSALEPNMSSCISNSTLNVLPPKSISGATSTLANTILKTENQPKISPLPATNLPKKVFVVPVSLPSNNSQVVHLTMVSNSQTTPVPSPVTSFKYMPSASTVGPILKNSQNTTIIGKPTFAIANQVATTTPTSSSAFPLQTNPLGNVLNNTSQMPSQMTPCVLVSTLVDQASPAVTSDDKTIVHNGYVSSNVFQVVKSSNSSISANVPTEGINSKETFIKSSELILPNGVTATPKTPTTNIAILEDLNSHKTIHAITKTTSSYNLDKSICTIPKIGSTADSSCLTKTQQMPGTGTYTSVVGNKTSWLILPASTSDAKNSPAGKTTTIEPNVQAVVSSASPSTTTIINTTKNLQDSFPKSEEIIKNSSSTNFVPQIRYAINVAKSQKLFPRPLAPKTEISTVISPTIINPLSHNLPSTSLNLSSSQNTSNFLVSTSNSSKAKQTSSLSVSPPNSTTSVSYSSNFNKPMVFIGPINPDDLLNLAKHIPSAAQSVFQTSPKTSESVKIIHPSDIYKAKGITNLPKVSPSSSQNIILVPPESLPEQVSFASSVTGKMKSKISNPLILSTSTHQPKNANAAKGISLLNTNAGTQSAPTFLQASNCNNNARFVTKTVHNNIPVMFSPSSTSSSEPLKLNVTTPVGSNPVYSQSQLKPSPAIVSTVTSAISKQQPQQQQQVTSANISPVIKVKQELPDDTVSNVAPVVSLVTSQENITANSLVKLTSFSNSQVNLKLGKVSSTSDTMVKPVSTRVVNYVTSPKSALPQFVKLTKIVDNVRKKLQSPTLVSQPNQSEKLLFKVQQPETQVMQVVDSSQQSNLPKSAAPDTCDNSKNVNSTTSLTSNFLITSTSSLILPSHLTNIKTSTVSSNNSSTKPESVVISDSQSDLGNLKSICQKEDENPMTLKIDSIFSLRDNSNFTINTPKDDWKIKSEEEMTNDFLKPMVSSLTDIKPVVSSLADIKPVVSSLADIKPMVSSLADIKPMVSSLADIKPVVTSWAISKPVISPSTTSKIVVSPLPTPKPKVNSFIPSKSIVSSTTTIKPNVTSVTTSKPVVLSSLTTSKPMVISLNTSKPVVSSFNTTTPVVTTLTNLQPLASVFPRPQSMVSLIPNSSQPIVSLLPTPQPTLASLRNPKRRISSVTSSVSPIFLSSNLQPTNSAQPLNDVNSTLKPNDINSSQTAFGEISTQTDFVENSTQINYGENSCQTDCEVSSNQTDYGENSSQTDFEAGSSQKELGVNSCQTDNGANSKQAVYEVNLIRPAQEVNSTKSAVEVNSTLPHYVITAKPSIKLNNTLPPYKIIVTKPNVLNSAQQSCKIISSEPATEVNSFHSGHGINSTQTANGANSKSLGISNEEKLPQEASKPKLKFKMYQFDKPVTSKPPVSNSYRQYSYLNPKPIKPKTLIENPNVLKLVKMHSAFSKLQRENKQLEMKINSKKKTRIKIDKYTLSKFPLKQCFVMMPRMYLPDGKKSANVKKLGEKTLKSIKCRATCKNVTQMLRTNNILAAQTASKIGIRYLNTSANTNDARINNSKQNAAENAKSFRLISNSMNPLILPKTNAPLPGQRLLVMQLNGKSVLFPVVNKVQNQQTPILNKGHILQASIPSTLNPVNKSTAIRTSISDRSLLFNTQFVNIAPNVVSNDPRCNTLTNSTSLLNVSKTDSAQSVKPSNSSLDNAEEDDDVNSCLQLACGIIETNTLKRKASDYRRESRKMKDSFQMRSKKSKNYISSMLNI, from the exons GAAACTTGAAATGAaggctaaaaataaaaacagtaagaaattaaaagaagaaacagatgcaACTGACTTTGACTCTGATGATGATAAATCTCTTCGGTTGTGCACCAAAAATGTCAATGGTCAGATGTATCTGGTTATGGCACCCGAAAATGAAACCTCTTCTTTATCTGATGTGGAGACTGATACTGGAAACTCATCTGATGCTGTTGGTGAAGATGATTCTGAAATAAGCGTAGTTCTGTTGAATGATGCTAAGTCTAATGAAAATACTGTTATTGAGGATGAATTTATGGATCAAACCTTAACTGTACCTGGTTCACCTATTTCCACCTCAGATCCAGTCATTTTGCCAATAATTTCTCCCTCAGTTTTAACAAATCCATCAATTAATAGCAACCTTACATCACTGCTTCCCCCAGATTTGACAGCAAATATGTCAGTCAGTAGGGACGCTTCTTTAAATGCAGCAGTTTCTCTTCCTACAGACTCAGCTCCTGTGCTCATTACAAATATAAAGAAGGAACCTGGGATTGAACCTATTTCTGCTTTAGCTCCGTCATTAGTCACAAAAAGTGAGCCTATTATTCTGATGCCTCAAGCAGTGGATACAAGCGCTGGCAGTCCTGCTATCAAATCTGAATTTGTAAACAGTGAAAACCAGCTGAAGGTAAACCCACAATTACATACTGATGGTTCTGTGGATTCATCTGGCACTTGTGAAATCAGTGTACCCATTTCATTACCTGTTAATCATAAATTTACTGTTGATAATAAGACAACAAATTCTGCTGTCTTACCAAAGAACATAATAGTCAGATCTTCTCAACCATTATCTCAGACCAAtctgaaaaatattctttattcattcAATGCTATTTTAAAAGCTACTCCAAGTTCAAAAGAATCAAGTGGAAATGTTCCACCTAAGGGGACAAATTCAGTTCTATTAAATGGAACCAATACTGTTTACTCAGCTTTAGAGCCTAATATGTCAAGCTGCATTTCAAATTCAACTCTCAATGTGCTCCCACCGAAATCTATTTCAGGTGCAACTTCAACATTAGCAAACACaatattaaaaactgaaaatcaGCCTAAAATTTCCCCACTTCCTGCAACTAATTTGCCAAAGAAGGTATTTGTTGTCCCTGTGTCATTACCTTCAAATAATTCTCAAGTTGTACACCTTACTATGGTTTCTAATTCTCAGACTACTCCAGTACCATCTCCTGTAACTTCTTTTAAGTATATGCCCAGTGCATCTACAGTAGGTCCCATTCTGAAGAATTCACAAAACACTACTATAATAGGTAAGCCAACTTTTGCAATAGCTAATCAAGTGGCTACTACGACACCAACATCTTCATCAGCTTTTCCTCTTCAAACAAATCCTTTAGGAAATGTTCTGAATAACACTTCTCAAATGCCTTCACAGATGACTCCTTGTGTCCTTGTATCAACATTGGTAGATCAAGCTTCACCTGCTGTGACCAGTGATGACAAGACAATTGTACATAATGGTTATGTGTCTTCTAATGTTTTTCAGGTTGTTAAAAGCAGTAATTCTTCAATCTCTGCTAATGTTCCTACTGAAGGTATCAACTCAAAAGAAACTTTTATAAAATCTTCAGAATTGATTCTGCCAAATGGTGTTACAGCCACACCAAAAACACCTACAACGAATATTGCTATTCTTGAAGACTTAAACTCTCATAAAACAATTCATGCTATCACCAAAACAACATCAAGTTACAATCTCGACAAAAGTATTTGCACTATTCCAAAAATCGGTTCTACAGCTGATAGctcttgtttgactaaaactcagCAAATGCCTGGAACAGGCACCTACACTTCAGTTGTAGGTAACAAAACTTCTTGGTTAATTCTACCTGCAAGCACTTCAGATGCCAAGAACTCTCCTGCAGGGAAGACTACTACAATTGAACCAAATGTTCAGGCGGTCGTTTCTTCTGCTTCCCCTTCAACAACTACCATCATCAATACTACAAAAAACTTACAGGATTCATTccctaaatcagaagaaattatAAAGAATTCTTCATCAACAAATTTTGTCCCCCAAATAAGATATGCTATCAACGTAGCAAAATCCCAAAAACTTTTCCCAAGACCACTTGCTCCCAAAACAGAAATATCTACAGTGATTTCACCAACTATTATTAATCCTCTGAGTCATAATCTACCATCAACATCTTTAAACTTGTCATCTTCACAAAATACTAGTAATTTTTTGGTATCAACTTCTAATTCTAGTAAAGCCAAACAGACTTCTTCATTATCAGTTTCTCCTCCAAATTCTACAACTAGTGTTTCATATTCCTCTAACTTTAACAAACCAATGGTTTTTATTGGTCCTATAAATCCTGATGATTTGCTTAATCTGGCCAAACATATCCCATCTGCAGCTCAGTCTGTTTTCCAGACTTCTCCTAAAACATCTGAAAGTGTGAAGATCATTCACCCCAGTGATATCTATAAAGCCAAAGGTATTACCAACTTACCTAAAGTATCACCATCCTCATCGCAAAACATTATCTTAGTTCCACCAGAGTCTCTTCCTGAACAAGTCAGCTTTGCCTCTTCAGTAACAggcaaaatgaaaagcaaaatcagtaACCCTCTTATACTGTCTACATCTACACATCAGCCAAAAAATGCTAATGCAGCCAAAGGAATTTCCTTATTAAATACTAACGCTGGTACACAGTCAGCACCAACATTTTTACAAGCCTCCAACTGTAATAACAATGCAAGGTTTGTGACTAAAACTGTACACAACAATATCCCTGTCATGTTTTCtccatcctcaacatcatcatctgaGCCTCTAAAGCTTAATGTAACTACTCCAGTAGGATCTAATCCAGTTTATTCACAATCTCAATTAAAGCCGAGTCCAGCTATAGTATCTACAGTAAcctctgctatttctaaacaacaaccacaacagcagcagcaggtgaCATCTGCTAATATTAGTCCAGTGATCAAGGTTAAACAAGAATTACCAGATGATACAGTCAGCAATGTTGCTCCAGTTGTTTCTCTGGTAACCAGTCAGGAAAATATAACTGCTAATTCTCTTGTAAAACTAACTTCTTTTTCTAACAGTCAAGTTAATCTGAAACTGGGGAAAGTTTCCAGCACTTCTGATACCATGGTTAAACCTGTATCTACACGTGTAGTTAATTATGTTACAAGCCCTAAGTCTGCTCTGCCTCAGTTTGTTAAGCTGacaaaaattgttgacaatgtcAGGAAGAAACTTCAATCTCCAACATTGGTAAGCCAACCCAATCAGTCAGAAAAGTTACTTTTTAAAGTGCAGCAACCAGAAACTCAAGTAATGCAAGTTGTTGATTCCTCACAGCAGTCCAATCTTCCCAAATCTGCAGCTCCTGATACATGCGATAACTCCAAAAATGTTAATAGTACTACTAGTTTGACTTCTAATTTTCTTATCACTTCCACTTCATCTTTGATCCTGCCCAGTCATCTAACCAATATCAAAACCTCAACTGTTTCTTCAAATAACTCTTCTACAAAACCAGAATCTGTAGTAATTTCAGACAGCCAATCAGATCTGGGGAATTTAAAATCCATCTGTCAGAAAGAGGATGAAAATCCTATGACACTGAAAATTGATTCCATATTTTCTCTGCGGGATAACTCTAATTTTACTATAAATACTCCTAAAGATGATTGGAAAATTAAATCTGAGGAAGAAATGactaatgattttttaaaaccaaTGGTTTCTTCATTAACCGACATAAAACCAGTGGTTTCATCATTAGCCGACATAAAACCAGTGGTTTCATCATTAGCTGACATAAAACCAATGGTTTCATCATTAGCTGACATAAAACCAATGGTTTCATCATTAGCTGACATAAAACCAGTGGTTACTTCGTGGGCAATCTCAAAACCAGTGATTTCTCCAAGTACCACTTCTAAAATAGTTGTTTCTCCATTACCCACCCCAAAACCGAAAGTTAACTCCTTTATCCCCTCTAAATCAATAGTTTCTTCAACAACCACCATAAAACCAAATGTAACCTCCGTGACCACTTCAAAACCAGTAGTGCTTTCATCCTTGACCACTTCAAAACCAATGGTCATCTCATTGAACACTTCAAAGCCAGTAGTTTCTTCATTTAACACCACTACACCAGTGGTTACTACACTAACAAACTTACAACCATTGGCTTCTGTATTTCCAAGACCTCAATCAATGGTTTCCCTAATTCCAAATTCTTCCCAGCCTATAGTTTCATTACTTCCAACCCCTCAGCCTACACTTGCTTCATTGAGAAACCCAAAACGTAGAATTTCTTCAGTAACATCTTCAGTATCCccaatatttctttcttcaaatttgcaACCTACCAACTCTGCTCAGCCACTGAATGATGTAAATTCCACTTTGAAACCCAATGACATAAACTCTTCTCAGACAGCTTTTGGAGAAATTTCCACTCAGACGGATTTTGTAGAAAATTCCACTCAGATAAATTATGGAGAAAATTCTTGTCAGACAGATTGTGAAGTGAGTTCCAATCAGACAGATTATGGAGAAAATTCCAGTCAGACAGATTTTGAAGCAGGTTCCAGTCAGAAAGAATTAGGAGTAAATTCCTGTCAAACGGATAATGGAGCAAACTCAAAGCAGGCagtatat GAAGTAAATTTAATTCGGCCAGCTCAAGAAGTAAATTCTACTAAATCAGCAGTTGAAGTAAATTCCACTTTACCACATTATGTAATTACCGCTAAACCGTCAATTAAACTAAATAACACTCTGCCACCTTATAAAATAATTGTTACTAAGCCAAATGTATTAAATTCTGCTCAGCAGTCATGTAAAATAATTTCCTCTGAACCAGCAACTGAAGTAAATTCATTTCACTCAGGTCATGGAATAAATTCCACACAGACAGCAAATGGAGCAAATTCAAAGTCTCTAGGGATTAGCAACGAAGAAAAATTACCACAAGAGGCATCAAAACCTAAGCTTAAGTTCAAAATGTATCAGTTTGACAAGCCTGTAACTTCTAAACCACCAGTATCAAATAGTTATAGGCAGTACAGCTACTTAAATCCTAAGCCAATAAAGCCAAAAACACTTATTGAAAATCCAAACGTGTTAAAACTTGTCAAGATGCATAGTGCTTTTAGCAAACtgcaaagagaaaacaaacaactagaaatgaaaattaattccaagaagaaaacaagaatcaaaattgataaatatacccTTTCAAAATTTCCCCTCAAACAGTGTTTTGTAATGATGCCCAGAATGTACTTGCCTGATGGTAAAAAATCTGCTAATGTTAAGAAGTTGGGAGAGAAGACCCTAAAATCTATTAAATGTCGTGCTACTTGCAAAAATGTTACTCAGATGCTTAGGACGAATAACATATTAGCTGCACAAACAGCTAGCAAAATAGGTATCAGGTACTTAAATACTTCTGCAAATACAAATGATGCGCGCATAAACAATTCAAAGCAAAATGCAGCAGAAAATGCCAAGTCTTTCAGACTAATTTCCAATTCAATGAATCCACTAATACTTCCCAAGACAAATGCTCCTCTTCCAGGACAGCGACTTCTAGTGATGCAGCTAAATGGCAAAAGTGTTCTGTTTCCTGTTGTGAATAAAGTGCAAAATCAACAGACTCCTATTCTAAACAAAGGTCACATACTGCAAGCATCAATTCCAAGCACTCTGAATCCTGTTAATAAAAGTACAGCTATTAGAACTTCTATATCTGACAGGTCCCTGTTATTTAATACCCAATTTGTAAACATTGCTCCAAATGTAGTCAGTAATGACCCTCGTTGCAACACCTTAACAAATTCCACCAGTTTATTGAATGTCAGTAAAACTGATTCAGCACAATCAGTAAAACCTTCTAACTCATCTTTAGATAATgcagaggaggatgatgatgtcaACAGCTGCCTACAACTTGCATGTGGTATTATTGAGACTAACACATTAAAACGTAAAGCATCTGATTACAGACGTGAGTCACGTAAAATGAAAGATTCATTTCAGATGAGAAGCAAAAAAAGTAAGAATTACATTTCTTCCATGTTGAATATATGA